AAAAGCGAAGGAAGTGGAATCGGGCTTTGCATAGTTAAAGATATTGTCGAAATCCATGGCGGTAAAATTGAAGTAGAAAGTAAAGTAAACTTAGGAACTATTTTTAGAATACATCTTCCGATAAGAGTTGTAGAAAATGAAAAGTGTGATGAAAATTTACATATATTAGATATTGAAAATGTTGTGAACTTAGAAATGTCAGATATTTAAAAAACTAGTATTTTAACTTAAAAAATAGTTGACAATATAAATAAATTAATAATAAACTAATTTTAAGGATTATTAAGAAAGAAGGTACAACATGGAAGAAATATACAGACTAATAGAAGAAAAAATAAAAAATGCTGGTTATAACGGTAATGTAAATGGTGAAGAAATATACGATGAAATCTGTGATGAAATAGAAGAAAAAGAAAATGGAAGTTATATATTTATGTCTAAAAAAGAAGATGATGTTTTCTTCGAATATCAAATAGATATAATGGATGAAAACTTTAATTTATCATACATAGATATAAACACTCCACAAGGAAAAATACATGTGGACTTTGATGCTAATTAGTATATAGTAAAAAAGAGTTATTTTAAAATAACTCTTTTTTTGTGAGAATTTTAAATTAGATTATAGGATATTTATAAATAGCTTTATTAATTAAATTATAAATATAAAAAAAATTTTGTAATATGAAAATTATATATATCAAAATTTAAAATTAAAAATACTTACAACAATAAATGATTTTAGTTAAAAAAATTAATAGAATAATATATTATTGTTAAAAAAATAATCAAAAAAAATCAAAAAAAAAGTTGACTTTATTGAAGTTAATTCATACAATTATATCAAAATTAAATATTTACCAAATGAGATTAGCGAGAGAGACCTAAATATTTTAGGAGCCGAAGAAGCAATTTAAAAATAGCCAAATTTTTAAAGAAACTTTCAGGCAAACATATCGTTAATTGATGGAAATCTGGAAAGACTTATAAACTAAAATATAAGTCACCGAAGGAGCAAAATAATTTTAAAATTATTGAAACTTTCAGGTATATAAACAGAGGATATACAGGCAACTTTATTTGTTGTGTTTGTATGTCCTTTTTTTTAATGGGAAAATAAAAGATTATATAAGTAAGTGGGGGTATTTCGATGAGTGAGTCAGTATGTATGGTAGAATTAAAAAGAACTAGTTTATATGAAAAACATAAAGAAATGGGTGCTAAGTTTTTAGAATTTGGAGGCTGGGATATGCCTCTTGAATATGAAGGTATGATTAAGGAACATGAAGCTGTAAGAAAGAGTGCTGGAATATTTGATGTTTCTCATATGGGAGAAGTAATTATAGAAGGAAATGAAAGTGAAAAGTTTATACAAAACTTAGTAACAAATAATATAGAAAATATGAAAGACGAAGAAATTATTTATACACTAATGTGTTATGAAAATGGTGGAGTTGTAGATGACTTATTAGTATATAAATTTAATAATGAGAAGTTTTTATTAGTTATAAATGCAGGAAATATAGAAAAAGACTTTGATTGGATGATAAAAAATAAAGAAAATTATGATATAGATATAAAAAATATATCAAAAGAAATATCTCAATTAGCAATACAAGGACCAAAAGCTCAAGAAATACTTCAAAATATTGCAGATATAAATTTAGATAAAATTAAGTTTTTTAATTTTAAATCAGAGATAAATATTTTAGGCATGAAATGCATTGTATCTAGAACTGGATATACAGGCGAAGATGGATTTGAAATTTATTGTAAAAATGAAGATGTAAATAAAATATGGAGTGAATTATTAAATATAGGTAAAGGGAACTTAAAACCAATAGGCCTTGGAGCTAGAGATACTCTAAGATTTGAAGCATGTCTACCTCTATATGGAAATGAAATAAATGAAAATATATCTCCTTTAGAAGCGGGACTTTCATTCTTTGTAAAATTAAATAAAAATAAATTCATAGGTAAAAAAAGCTTAGAGTCACAAAAAGAAAGTTCAGTTAAAAGAAAATTAATAGGATTTGAAGTTTTAGGAAAAGGAATAGCTAGACATGGATATGATGTACTAGCAAATAATGAGGTAATAGGATATGTAACAACAGGATATTCTTCACCTACTTTAAATAAAGTTATAGGTCTTGCACTTATAGACTCAAAATATTCACAATTAGATAATGAAATAGAAATAGCAATAAGAAAGAAAAGAGTGAAAGCTACTATTATAAAAACACCATTTTATAAAAAGCAATATAAAAATATAGAAAAATATAATTTAAATAAAGATGATAATAAAATTCAAAATGACAATCAGATAAATCAATTCTCATATATACCAACTACAAGCGAAGATAAAAAAATAATGTTAGCTAGTATAGGATTAAGTTCAGTAGATGAATTATTTCTAGATATACCGAGTGAACTAAGATTAAATAGAAGCCTAAACTTAGAAAGTGCTAAAAGTGAAATAGAAGTAAGTAAATGTATAAATAAATTAGCAAATAAAAATAAAAACTTAAATAATTTAACGTGTTTCCTTGGAGCCGGAGCGTACGATCATTATATTCCATCAATTATAAATCATATAACTTCAAGAAGTGAATTTTATACAGCCTATACACCATATCAAGCGGAAATAAGTCAAGGTACATTACAAGTAATATTTGAATTTCAATCAATGATAGCAGAACTTACAAAAATGGAAATAGCTAATGCATCTATGTATGATGGAGCAACAGCAGCGGTAGAAGCTTGTTTAATGGCTGTAGGTCAAACTAAACGTAAAAAAATTATTGTACCTAAGACTGTTAACCCAGAATGTAGAAAAGTATTACAAACTTATATGCAATTTAATAAATGTGAAATAGTTGAAGTGGATTTTTGTAATGAATATGGGATTACAGATATTAATAAATTAAGAGAAAACGTAAATAAAGACACAGCTTGTGTTTTAATACAAAATCCTAACTTCTTTGGGATAATAGAAGAAATGGAACAAATAGAAGAAATAGTTCATAAAAATAAAGCTCTCCTTATTATGAGTGTTGATCCTATATCTTTAGGAATACTAAAATCTCCAGGTGAAATAGGTGCGGACATCGTAGTTGGTGAAGCTCAGTCATTAGGTAATCCTCTAAACTTTGGTGGACCATATGTTGGATTTATGGCAACGAAATCTAAATACACAAGAAAAATGCCAGGGAGAATAGTAGGAGAAACTATAGATAGTGATGGAAATAGAGCCTATGTATTAACTTTACAAACTAGAGAGCAACATGTAAGAAGAGAAAAAGCAACATCTAATATTTGCTCAAACCAAGCTTTAAATGCATTAACAGCATCAATTTATATGGCTGTAATGGGAAAAGAGGGATTTAAAGAAGTATCAAGTCAATGTATTAAAAAATCACATTATGCATACAATCAATTGATATCAAGTGAAAAATTTAAACCTGTATTTAAAGGAAAATTCTTTAAAGAATTTTTGTTAAAGTCAGTAGACAATATAGATGAAGTTAATGATAAGTTATTAGAAAATAATATATTAGGTGGATATAACGTAGAAAATGAATATTCAGATTTAAAAAATACAACATTACTTTGTGTTACAGAAAAAAGAACTAAGCAAGAAATTGATAAGTTAGTTGAAGTTATGGAGGGAATGTAAAATGATAGAGTACAATAAAACATTAATAGAGATATCTAAAATTAGTAGAAAAGCATACTCACTTCCTAAGCTTGATATAGAAGATATTAATATAAGTGATTTAATAGAAGAAAAAAATTTAAGAAAAGAAAAACTAAATTTACCTGAGGCTAGTGAGTTAGATATAGCAAGACATTATACTCTACTTTCAAATAAAAACTTTGGAGTAGATACGGGATTTTATCCATTAGGATCATGCACTATGAAATATAACCCTAAAATAAATGAAGATATGGCTAATAATACATCATTTACAAATATTCATCCATATCAATCAACTAACACAGTACAAGGATCCTTAGAATTAATGTACAATTTATCAAAATCTTTAGGTGAAATAACAGGAATGGATGAAGTAACCCTACAACCAGCAGCGGGATCTCATGGAGAATTTACAGGCCTTATGATGATAAAGGCTTATCATGAAAATAGAGGAGATTTTAAAAGAACCAAAGTTATAGTTCCAGACTCATCTCATGGAACAAATCCGGCAAGTGCTTCTATGGCAGGATTTAAAATAGTCCAAATAGAATCAGATAAAAATGGAGCAGTTGATATAGAAAAATTAAAAGAAGCTTTAGATGAAGAAGTAGCTGCATTAATGCTTACAAACCCAAGTACTCTTGGATTATTTGAAAAAAATATTAAAGAGATTGCAGGCTTAGTCCATAATATAGGAGGGCTTTTATATTATGATGGAGCAAATATGAATGCAATTATGGGTATAACACGACCTGGCGATATGGGGTTTGATGTGGTTCATTTAAATCTCCATAAAACATTTTCAACTCCTCATGGAGGTGGAGGACCTGGGAGTGGACCAGTAGGAGTAAAAAAAGAATTAATACCATTTTTACCAGTGCCTATAGTTGAAAGAAATGAAGATGAATATGTATTAAATTATAATAAACCTAAATCAATAGGAAAAGTTAAAAACTTCTATGGAAATTTTGGTGTATTAGTAAAAGCATACACTTATATATTAACTATGGGAAAAGAAGGATTAAAAGAAGCTAGTCAAGTTGCAGTTTTAAATGCTAATTATTTAAAAGAAAAGTTAAAAGAATATTATTACTTGCCAATAGATACAGTATGTAAACACGAGTTTGTCCTAGGGGGAATATGCAAAGGCCATAGTGAAGTTAAAACTATGGATATAGCAAAAAGATTATTAGATTATGGATACCATCCACCTACAGTATATTTCCCTTTAATAATAAATGAAGCAATTATGATAGAACCAACAGAAACAGAAAATTTAGAAACTTTAAATGGATTTATAGATACAATGGCACAAATATCAAAAGAGGCTAAGTCAAATCCTGAAATAGTTAAAACTGCCCCACATAATACTGTTGTAAAAAGAGTAGATGAAGCTATGGCAGTAAAATCGCCAATACTTACTTGGCATAATAAATAAGCTATAAATATACAAAATTAAGATAAATTCCTAGAGCCCAAGAGAAATCTTGGGTATTTTTTTATTAACATATAAATAAAATCTATAACATAACTTATATACATTTGAAATATCTATTTTACATGGGCATATTTTTTACGATAAAATAGTTCAGTAAATTATATGAGTAGATGGGAGAAGTAATATGATAAAAGAAGCAAACAAAGAAGAGGCTAAAATTAAAAAAATAGAAGAGGTAAGAAGTATAGCAGAAGGGTACTTTATAAGAGGAGAATTTTTTTGTTCAGAAGCTGTTGTAAAAACTATTAATGATTTATTAGGTAAACCATTTGATGATGACGTAACAAAATTAGCATCTGGATTCCCAATAGGAATAGGAAAATCAGGTTGTGTATGTGGAGCAGTAAGTGGAGGAGTTATGGCTTTAGGAATGTCATATGGTAGATGCCATGGTGAAGCTATGCATGAAGAAATGTTTACACATTCTGCTGATTTACACAATCATATAAAAGGGATATATAAAAGTACTTGTTGCAGAGTTATGGTTAAAGACTATGAATTCCAATCTCCTGAAAGAAAAGCACACTGTGTAAAAATAACTGGTGAAGTTGCTGCATTTATAGCAGAAAAGCTAATAGATAACAATAAAATAGAATTATAAATATTATTAAAGGAATTATATTATGACTATATCAAATAAAGAAAACCTGAAACAAAAATTAGAAAATATACCAATAGCTATAGTAGCTATATCACTTGGATTTATGAGTATATCAACTGCACTTGTCGATTTTAATATTTCATGGGTTAGACATTTTGCAGTATTATTTGCAATTATATGTATAGTACTTATAATGTTAAAATATATAGTATATCCTAAAAAAGTTTTAGAAGAAATCAAGCATCCTATCTTAGGAAGTATTTATCCAACTATTTCTATGACATTAATGGTTATATCCGTTTATATGATTCAATTTAATAAATTGTTAGGTCAAGGGTTATGGATATTTGGACTTATATTACATATTTTAATTTCTATGTTATTTTTTATAGAAAGATTTAAAGGTTTTAAAATAATAGATTTAATTCCAAGTTGGTTTATCCCAACCGTTGGAATAGGAATTGCAGCTGTCACTAGCAAACCGATGCAATTGCTTATAATCTCTAAATTAGTATTTTATTATTCATTGTTTATGTTTATAGTTGTTGGCATATTAATGCTTTATAGATTAACTTTTATGGGAAAATTAGAAGGCCCTAAAAGACCAACCTTAATGATAATTGCAGCACCAGCTAGCATATGTTTAGCAGGATATATAGCAATATCTGGTACACCAAATAAAATGTTTCTAAATGTTTTAGCCATGTTAGCATATATAACAACATTCGTAGGATATATATTAATTCCTAAATTAATAAAAGTAAAACAACTACCTGCACTAGCACCACTAACATTCCCTTTAGCTATAGGTGTTATAGCTAGCCAAAGATATTTAAAATATCTAGGAAAAGTAGAATCTTCAATGCAAGGTTTGGCTAGAATTATTTTATATGTTCAATTAATTATTGCTATAGCAGTTATTGGATATGTAGTGTTTAGAACAATACAATTTTTAATAAATACTTTCAAATCTAAAAAAGAATTAATTACTCAAGTTAATTAACTATAATGAGATAATAAAAAAGAGACTATATTTATAGTCTCTTTTTTATTATCTCATTATAGTGTATGTCATATATGCAAAGTACAATGCGATTAATACAAATCCATGTTTTTTTACTAAAGAATTGTCCTTTTTCATAAATAGATATAAAAGAATAGTTATAAATACCATAAAGATTATATCAATAAGAGCTAATGCACTTATAGTTATAGGATTTATAGTAGTGGCTAAACCTAGGACTAGTAATATGTTGAAAAGGTTAGATCCGATAACATTTCCTATAGCTATTTCGGTTTCCCCTTTTTTAATTGCAACAATAGAAGTAACGAATTCTGGTAAAGAAGTACCTATAGCTACTATCGTTAAACCAACTAAGTTAGCGCTCATACCGAATGATGTAGCAATAGTAGTTGCAGAGTTAACAACCATATCTCCACCTACAACTATACCTACTATACCTATTAAACTAATTATAATAGTCTTAGGCATTGATATTTCTTCAGCAACAGAAGTCTCAACTGCAACAGCTGTCTCACCTTCAACTATATATTCCTTAGAACTTGCTGTTTTAGCTGATTTAACTGTATATATTAAGAAGTAAGCAAATACAGCTAAGAATAAAATACCTTCTATTCTACTTATATTTAAATTAACTCCAAATAATAGTAACATCGCACTTACAAGTATTAAAAAAGGAGCATCTTTTTTAATAGTATTTTTTTCAACTGGTAGTTTAGCTATTACAGATGAAACTCCTAAAACCATAAGTATATTGAAAAAGTTAGAGCCAACAACATTAGCAACGCTCATATCATTTTGTCCAGCTAAAGAAGATGTAATACTTACTGCAGCTTCAGGAGCACTAGTCCCCATAGCTACTATTGTAAGACCTATAACCATAGCTGGAACGTTAAATTTTCTTGCAATAGATGCAGCACCCTCAACAAATATATCTGCACCCTTTATAAGAAAAATAAAACCAATTATTAATAAAACAAATGCCATAATATTCCTCCTAATAAATATCAAATTGTGTATATTATATAAGTTTGAGTATACCATCATAAA
Above is a genomic segment from Romboutsia lituseburensis containing:
- the gcvPB gene encoding aminomethyl-transferring glycine dehydrogenase subunit GcvPB, whose amino-acid sequence is MIEYNKTLIEISKISRKAYSLPKLDIEDINISDLIEEKNLRKEKLNLPEASELDIARHYTLLSNKNFGVDTGFYPLGSCTMKYNPKINEDMANNTSFTNIHPYQSTNTVQGSLELMYNLSKSLGEITGMDEVTLQPAAGSHGEFTGLMMIKAYHENRGDFKRTKVIVPDSSHGTNPASASMAGFKIVQIESDKNGAVDIEKLKEALDEEVAALMLTNPSTLGLFEKNIKEIAGLVHNIGGLLYYDGANMNAIMGITRPGDMGFDVVHLNLHKTFSTPHGGGGPGSGPVGVKKELIPFLPVPIVERNEDEYVLNYNKPKSIGKVKNFYGNFGVLVKAYTYILTMGKEGLKEASQVAVLNANYLKEKLKEYYYLPIDTVCKHEFVLGGICKGHSEVKTMDIAKRLLDYGYHPPTVYFPLIINEAIMIEPTETENLETLNGFIDTMAQISKEAKSNPEIVKTAPHNTVVKRVDEAMAVKSPILTWHNK
- the gcvPA gene encoding aminomethyl-transferring glycine dehydrogenase subunit GcvPA; protein product: MSESVCMVELKRTSLYEKHKEMGAKFLEFGGWDMPLEYEGMIKEHEAVRKSAGIFDVSHMGEVIIEGNESEKFIQNLVTNNIENMKDEEIIYTLMCYENGGVVDDLLVYKFNNEKFLLVINAGNIEKDFDWMIKNKENYDIDIKNISKEISQLAIQGPKAQEILQNIADINLDKIKFFNFKSEINILGMKCIVSRTGYTGEDGFEIYCKNEDVNKIWSELLNIGKGNLKPIGLGARDTLRFEACLPLYGNEINENISPLEAGLSFFVKLNKNKFIGKKSLESQKESSVKRKLIGFEVLGKGIARHGYDVLANNEVIGYVTTGYSSPTLNKVIGLALIDSKYSQLDNEIEIAIRKKRVKATIIKTPFYKKQYKNIEKYNLNKDDNKIQNDNQINQFSYIPTTSEDKKIMLASIGLSSVDELFLDIPSELRLNRSLNLESAKSEIEVSKCINKLANKNKNLNNLTCFLGAGAYDHYIPSIINHITSRSEFYTAYTPYQAEISQGTLQVIFEFQSMIAELTKMEIANASMYDGATAAVEACLMAVGQTKRKKIIVPKTVNPECRKVLQTYMQFNKCEIVEVDFCNEYGITDINKLRENVNKDTACVLIQNPNFFGIIEEMEQIEEIVHKNKALLIMSVDPISLGILKSPGEIGADIVVGEAQSLGNPLNFGGPYVGFMATKSKYTRKMPGRIVGETIDSDGNRAYVLTLQTREQHVRREKATSNICSNQALNALTASIYMAVMGKEGFKEVSSQCIKKSHYAYNQLISSEKFKPVFKGKFFKEFLLKSVDNIDEVNDKLLENNILGGYNVENEYSDLKNTTLLCVTEKRTKQEIDKLVEVMEGM
- a CDS encoding calcium/sodium antiporter; the encoded protein is MAFVLLIIGFIFLIKGADIFVEGAASIARKFNVPAMVIGLTIVAMGTSAPEAAVSITSSLAGQNDMSVANVVGSNFFNILMVLGVSSVIAKLPVEKNTIKKDAPFLILVSAMLLLFGVNLNISRIEGILFLAVFAYFLIYTVKSAKTASSKEYIVEGETAVAVETSVAEEISMPKTIIISLIGIVGIVVGGDMVVNSATTIATSFGMSANLVGLTIVAIGTSLPEFVTSIVAIKKGETEIAIGNVIGSNLFNILLVLGLATTINPITISALALIDIIFMVFITILLYLFMKKDNSLVKKHGFVLIALYFAYMTYTIMR
- a CDS encoding C-GCAxxG-C-C family protein: MIKEANKEEAKIKKIEEVRSIAEGYFIRGEFFCSEAVVKTINDLLGKPFDDDVTKLASGFPIGIGKSGCVCGAVSGGVMALGMSYGRCHGEAMHEEMFTHSADLHNHIKGIYKSTCCRVMVKDYEFQSPERKAHCVKITGEVAAFIAEKLIDNNKIEL
- a CDS encoding TDT family transporter — its product is MTISNKENLKQKLENIPIAIVAISLGFMSISTALVDFNISWVRHFAVLFAIICIVLIMLKYIVYPKKVLEEIKHPILGSIYPTISMTLMVISVYMIQFNKLLGQGLWIFGLILHILISMLFFIERFKGFKIIDLIPSWFIPTVGIGIAAVTSKPMQLLIISKLVFYYSLFMFIVVGILMLYRLTFMGKLEGPKRPTLMIIAAPASICLAGYIAISGTPNKMFLNVLAMLAYITTFVGYILIPKLIKVKQLPALAPLTFPLAIGVIASQRYLKYLGKVESSMQGLARIILYVQLIIAIAVIGYVVFRTIQFLINTFKSKKELITQVN